DNA sequence from the Thermodesulfitimonas autotrophica genome:
GCCAGGATTTTTGAGCCCGACCGGGACGCGCTGGTAATCTTCGCCGGCGCCTGCCAGTCCCATTACGAGGCGCTTCTCGCGGCCGGGGCAAACTTTGCCAGTTCCCCGCGCCGGGTGCTGATCCACGCCTTCGACCCCGTCTTCATTGCGGAAAGGGTGGCCTACACACCCGTTCACCAGTCCGTCCCTTTGCAGGAGGCGATTGAACATACGATCACGGGCTATGCCGGAATCGGCGGGATTGAGACGCAGGGCCGGCTCCGCCTGGGGGTGCCAAAGTCGCCTTACTGACATAGATTGAATAAGGGGCAGAAGGATGCGCCGTGTATGTTTGGAGGTGCTCGGCGGGATACCGGTTGTCGGCCCGCTTTTTCATGACTATGAAGCGGCACGGCGGGCAGCGTTGCGGTGGCTCGTAAGGTTAGCGCAGTTTTCCGGTGGCGATGGCGATGCGGTTCAGGTGGGGGTTGAACGGCGGGAGGATCTTTACACGTTGGTGATAGCGGTGAACGGCAGGATTTTGCACCGGCTGGAAGGTCTCGACGAAGTCCTGCTCTGGCGCCTGCAGCGGGAGTTCCGGCGGCGGTGCGTCTTTGTCGTCACGAGCTTTGCGGACGGGCAGAAGCCGCGACCCCTCGTCTGGACGGAGGGACTCGGCCTCGTTATTTTCCAGCGGCCGCTGGCGCGAAAGTTTACATAATACCGGCTTGCCCGGCAGGGAGGCAGAAGGAAATTCATGGACCGGCAGGAAAGGTTTCGCATCGGCTGGCAGGCGGGTTACAATCAGGGATACATGGAAGGTTTCGATGCGGGCTATGAGGCAGGGTTCGAACGCGGGAAAAGTTTCGGCTACAATGAGAGCTATGCCGCCATCCTGGCGTGGAAGGAGGAAGTCCTTCTGACCCTCCGGCACCTAAGGGAGCTACTCTCCCGGCGGAAGGTCGATCTTTGCGGTGCCCCGGCAGACGAGGTCCGGAAACTAATCGAGAAGCTGGGCAACCTGGAGCTTTCTTGCGGGCCGTAGTCGCCGGTTATATAGATGACAGACCGAGGCGGAAAGCGGTTAGCTGGCGGGGTTATTCCCGCCTTTTTGGCGTGTCAGCGCAGGCAGCGCCGGGGCGACAATTTATCTCCACCCGCATATATTGCTATGGAAACAGGTGGCATGGCAAGGAATAACTGGTATAACATCTGTGCTCGGGTTACTGGTGTGCGGCAAGGAAATAAGGGGAGGGTTTCGGCTATGGTGTGTGCCGGCAAATATGAGCTTCTGAAGGTAAACCAGGTGGTGGGGGAGGCTGCCGCCACCTTCAGGCAGGAGGAGGAAGTGGCGCTTCGACCGGAGCATCCCGGGGTAGAAACGCTTCTCAGCGTGAAAGGAAGACCGCGGGTAAAGCGGGTGGAAGTTCTCCCCGGCAGGGTTCTTATTGAGGGCGGGGTGGAGCTTCAACTTACATATGTCGCGTGCGTACCCGAAAAACCGGTTTACGCCGCGCATCTGGAGGTCCCCTTCTCCCACAGCCTAAATGTGGCCGGGGCGTTGCCGGGGATGAACGCTCATGTGACTGCGCTGGTAAAGGCAAACGAACTTAGACCGAAAGCGTCGTGCGGCAGGGAGTTCACTGCCGTAGTGGCGCTTGACCTCCAGGTTAAAGTAACAGAGCACAAGGAGATCGAAGTGCTTGTGGAAGCCCCTTCCGGGGTCGAAGTTAAGGAGACGAAAAGGTTGCGTGTGGATGACGTTGTGGCCACCACCAGCGCGGAAGTGCTGGCCCTGGGCGAGTGTGTGGTGCCGGAGGAGAAGCCGGCGGTGGCAGAGGTCCTGGATCTGCTTACGGAAACCGAAATTACGCGGGCGGAAACCGCGACGGATGAGGTATATCTATCTGGTAATCTGCACGCTCACGTTGTTTACCGGGCGGCAAACGCGGCCGGCTCCGTCTATCATTTAGAATGTATGGTGCCTTTCGGCCAAACGGTGGCCGTAGCAGGGGTAAAAGAGAAAATGACGGTACAGGTGGAGGCCCGAACGCTTGTGGCGGAAGCGGCGCCAAAAGATGCTCCTTCCCGCGCGCTGGCCGCCCGCGCGCTGATCTCGTGCCGGATTCTGGTCGTAGAGCCCAGGCAGCTCGACGTGGTTACCGCGGTTACGGGGGCTGCGGTGGTGGAGAAGGCGAAGCTGCGGGTGGAGACCGTTGTGGGCGAAAATAGTGCCACGGTGGCCCTCGCCGAAGTCGCGGTCGTACCGCCGGCGGACCCGCCGGCGAAGAGGATCCTGGTGACCGAGCCCCTGGGCGTCACCATTGTGGCGGCCGAAGTTATTGACGATATTGTGGTGACGCGCGGTCGGGCCGGTATCCGGGTTATCTATGCGGCGGCGACTCCGGACGAAGAGGTATATGCCGCCGATGCGCAGCTTGACTTCACCGCCAGGGTGAGTGTTCGGGGGGCAAAGCCGGGCTACGGTGTGCACATTTTGCCGGCGATCGACTACGCGGTGGCCCGGGTGAAAGAAGGCGGTATCGTCGTCGATGCGGCCGTGACGGTTCTGGCAAAGGTTACGGAAACGGTTCAGCAAGGAGTTATCACCTGCATCAAGCTGCCGGAGGTCTCTCCGGCTCCGCCCGTGACGCTGATCCGGCATCCCGTTGCTCCCGGAGACACCTTTTATAATCTGGCCGAGCGCTACGGAACTACCGTAGAGGCGATCATGGCTGCGAATCCCGGTGTTGATCCGGATAACCTTCAGGTGGGGCAGATTATCAATATCCCCGTGGCTCCGGGTGACCCGGCTTAGCGCCACAGTAATTTGGGAGCGTTGCGGTCCAAGGATAAGGGGCTGACCTCAGGTCAGCCCCTCAATTTTTGCAATTCGATTACCCCCTGATTGAAATTTTGCATCCCCTGGCGGATATTCCGGATTGCTTCTTTGGTGTTCTGGGCGGCAGTGGCGATAGTTTCAAGTCGTTGTTCTACATCGGGGTTGAGACTGGCAAGCAGCAGGGCCGCCAGAGCTAAAGCGCTAAACGGAAGACCGTTGGGCAATGAGCACCCCTCCCATTCAGAAGCGAACGGCAAGCGCATCCAAGACGTTTTGGATGCGGTTGCACACCGTATAGGTATCGGAACCGGCAAAGAGCAGCCCTACCGCCCTGTTTTTGTCGTCGAGCACGAGGGAGCCGCTATCGCCAGGTCTGCTCATCGCGTCGGTGATAAACTGCTCTTCGAAGAAGGCTTCTTCGTTATTCCCGATATCCACACTTACCGTTGCGTGCGTGTAACGGACGGTGCCGGTGGTGAGGTCGGTGGTCCGGCCGCATTTTTTAACCGGCATTCCCGGTTCCGCTTCCGCCGTTCCCCGGACGGGACCGATCTTCAGTATTTCGGGTGTTATGAGCCCCGGATCAGTGGGTGCCGCTGCGGCGCAATCAACGAGGTTGTAAGTCTCTGTAAGCCGGAAGAGACGCAGCGAGTAGTTGGGCCGGTAGACGCGCAACAGGGTGTTCATATACCATTCGAGCCCGGCAGCCACGGGGCAGGTTGCCGGTTCCTCTTTGTAGCGGAGGGGAACAAACCGTTCTAAGGTTCCGATCACGTCTTTATCGGCGTGCCCCCCATCGTACGGGCCGGGCTGAAGGATAGGGTCGCCCCGGCGCGCCCTCCCGTCAGTACCGTTGGTGCGGTTGGCCAGGATGTGGTTGTTGGAAAGGATGAGGGGTTTGCCGGATTGGCGGTCGTAAACCACGGCGCCGAAGGTCCCGGCGGTGATCCGGTAATGGCCGATGCTTACCCCCGGCGGGGCGGGCCGGTAGCGGTCGCTGTTTTCAACTAACAGGCGAAATCTCCCGGTCTCTACGACGTCGGTCTTGATTTTTTCGATGCTTTTCGGGACAAGGGCCGCGCGGGGTAGGAACTCCGGGGGTAGCTTTTTCGCTACAAAAACAACAAGCGCCGGCTCACCCGTTTCCGTGCCGCGCGTTTGCTTGCTGCCGATTCCTACGCCCACCACGTTCGGCAGGTTGATGAGGTTTTTCCGGTGCCGTTTGAGCGCTTGGCGCAAAAGGTCCATTTTTTTCACCGCCTTAAAATCGGGAGAAGGAACCCTGGGGCTCCTTCTCCCGCCGGTTAAGTTATTTTGTTCCCGGTAAAGGTTAGAAACAAAAACAGGATGATGGTGAGGATGAGCCAGATGTTTATTACGACATCCCGAACCCGCATTAGCTAAGCCCTCCTCCCCCTGGTCTTGGTTATAATGCCAAGTAGCCGGAAAGGGCGGGGAGGAGCGGTCTTAACCGACCGCCTTGTAGCTCATTGCGGGCAAGAATACCAGGAACGCGATAAGGATTAGGAGCAGAATCAGCCAGATCGAAGTGACATCCTCGGTATACGGCATGGTATCTTCCCTCCTCCCGCTAAGTTACAGTAGGGCCGGCTATTTGTTCACTGCGGGCAAGAATACCAGGAACGCCAGCAAGATCAGGAGCAGGATGAGCCAGATGGATGTGACATCTACCGGCATCGAGCCTTCCCTCCTTAAGCGCGCTGTCGCTCCTTACTTCTTGTAGCCCCAGTTAGGCAGGAAGACAAGAAATACCAGCAGGATCAAAAGCAATATCAACCAGATGGAAGTGGTATCATCGTGTGCCATTTTGCGTCAACCCTCCTTAGGGATACAGGTTAGGGTCTTTAGGCTCACAGCTCCGTCAGTTGCATCCGTAGTTCATAAAGACCAGGAATGCGAGCAGAATCAGGAGCAGAATAAGCCAGATCGAGGTGGTAGTGTCGCTCTCCTTATACAACATGATTGACCCTCCTTGCCGCGAACCGCGGCGGACTTTCCTTTTTCTGTTAAGCAGTATATTCCGGGCGGGTAAAAAGTGTGTGCAGGTTGGGGTTTTGGGGTTATGGTCGGGCCGGGGACACCATTTTTCGGGGCGGCGAATATACTGGCTTACGTGATACCGTGGTGGGAGGTTCGGGAGGTGTTGATTTTGTTCGAACTCGAGGGTCTCGGGAAGTTTCTCGGGGAGATCGGCAGGGTGAGGGATGCGCTGAAGGGGCTGCGCGTCGAGGTGACCGAGGGGCCGGTATCCCTCACACTCAACGGTCTTCAGGAGGTGGTTCGGGTCAGGATCAGGCCGGAAGCCGGGAAGGAGCTGGCCCGCCTGGAGGGTTGGCTCGGCGCCTGCTTTAACAAGGGGGTAGCGGCATCGCGTCAGGCGGCCAAGGAGGAGATCGAGCGGCTGACCGGCTGGACGATCCCTGCGATTCCGGGTCTTACCTGAAAGGGGGGTTGCGCGGGTGGATAAAACGAACGGGATTGATGGGCGGCAGGAACTCCGCCAGGTTTTGCGCGATTTGCTCGACCTGCACCTCCGCGGGGGCTTCACCGGCGATAGCCTGCTTTTGCTGTTAAGTCTGGTCAATATCTTAGGGGTGCTTGAGATACTAGGGCGGCGCCAGGGCGGCGGCGAGGGGCAGTTTTTCCAGCAGCTTTTAGGCCCGCTCATCTCTTCGGCGGCGAAGTCCCAAACGCAAGAAGGCGGGGAGGTGAACGCGGCGGGGCTGCGAGT
Encoded proteins:
- a CDS encoding DUF3794 and LysM peptidoglycan-binding domain-containing protein, translated to MVCAGKYELLKVNQVVGEAAATFRQEEEVALRPEHPGVETLLSVKGRPRVKRVEVLPGRVLIEGGVELQLTYVACVPEKPVYAAHLEVPFSHSLNVAGALPGMNAHVTALVKANELRPKASCGREFTAVVALDLQVKVTEHKEIEVLVEAPSGVEVKETKRLRVDDVVATTSAEVLALGECVVPEEKPAVAEVLDLLTETEITRAETATDEVYLSGNLHAHVVYRAANAAGSVYHLECMVPFGQTVAVAGVKEKMTVQVEARTLVAEAAPKDAPSRALAARALISCRILVVEPRQLDVVTAVTGAAVVEKAKLRVETVVGENSATVALAEVAVVPPADPPAKRILVTEPLGVTIVAAEVIDDIVVTRGRAGIRVIYAAATPDEEVYAADAQLDFTARVSVRGAKPGYGVHILPAIDYAVARVKEGGIVVDAAVTVLAKVTETVQQGVITCIKLPEVSPAPPVTLIRHPVAPGDTFYNLAERYGTTVEAIMAANPGVDPDNLQVGQIINIPVAPGDPA
- a CDS encoding YbaB/EbfC family nucleoid-associated protein — encoded protein: MCAGWGFGVMVGPGTPFFGAANILAYVIPWWEVREVLILFELEGLGKFLGEIGRVRDALKGLRVEVTEGPVSLTLNGLQEVVRVRIRPEAGKELARLEGWLGACFNKGVAASRQAAKEEIERLTGWTIPAIPGLT